A single Dunckerocampus dactyliophorus isolate RoL2022-P2 chromosome 2, RoL_Ddac_1.1, whole genome shotgun sequence DNA region contains:
- the pigf gene encoding phosphatidylinositol-glycan biosynthesis class F protein, giving the protein MWDHEIRAMASAHAIIAASVFVATVVPVALIPGFSVYGTHLLWLYSVSGAVTSVSVVIFWLIGISPPTKKHTLGYKLSRLFRSCLYLFLSCLFFHTVVVLYGAPLMESALETFSLAVLLSSLTTLRCLCVLGPNIQAWIRVFSRHGAMSVWDTCLQITVAFTVVGAWVGAFPIPLDWDRPWQVWPVSCSLGAMLGYLSGLAVAPAWIHYHRKQLTYKCK; this is encoded by the exons ATGTGGGACCATGAGATCCGGGCCATGGCGAGCGCCCACGCCATCATCGCCGCCTCGGTGTTTGTGGCGACCGTGGTGCCCGTTGCTCTCATTCCGGGTTTCTCGGTGTATGGAACCCACCTTTTGTGGCTCTACTCAGTGTCCGGAGCTGTCACCTCGGTCAGTGTCGTCATCTTCTGGCTTATCGGCATCTCCCCGCCGACCAAGAAGCACACACTGGGATACAAG CTGTCCAGGTTGTTCCGTTCCTGCTTGTACCTCTTCCTGTCCTGCTTGTTCTTCCACACTGTGGTGGTACTCTACGGTGCTCCACTGATGGA ATCCGCCTTGGAGACCTTCTCTCTGGCTGTGCTACTGTCCTCCCTCACTACCCTGAGGTGTCTCTGTGTCCTTGGCCCAAACATTCAGGCTTGGATTCGAGTTTTCAGTCGCCACGG AGCCATGTCTGTGTGGGACACCTGTCTCCAGATCACGGTGGCCTTTACGGTGGTGGGAGCCTGGGTGGGAGCCTTCCCTATTCCTCTAGACTGGGACAGGCCTTGGCAG GTTTGGCCTGTTTCCTGCAGCCTGGGCGCCATGTTGGGCTACCTGTCGGGTCTAGCGGTGGCGCCTGCGTGGATCCACTACCATCGCAAGCAGCTCACCTACAAGTGTAAATAG
- the cript gene encoding cysteine-rich PDZ-binding protein, which translates to MVCEKCEKKLGRVITPDTWKDGARNTIESGGRKRNENKLLTSKKARFDPYSKTGFATCRICKSSVHQSGSHYCQGCAYKKGICAMCGKKVLDTTNYKQTSV; encoded by the exons ATGGTCTGCGAGAAGT GTGAGAAGAAGCTTGGTAGAGTCATCACTCCTGACACTTGGAAAGATGGAGCACGGAACACGATTG AGAGTGGCGGTCGCAAGCGGAATGAAAACAAGTTGCTTACTTCCAAGAAAGCCAG GTTTGACCCTTACAGCAAGACGGGCTTTGCTACATGCAGGATCTGTAAGAGCTCTGTTCATCAGTCTGGATCTCATTATTGCCAAGGCTGCGCCTACAAGAAAG GAATCTGCGCAATGTGTGGCAAGAAAGTTCTGGATACCACAAACTACAAGCAGACATCAGTGTGA
- the gch2 gene encoding GTP cyclohydrolase 2 produces MWLVWVCPCVATPWQISLPLKSGRRRQAEEAHPAAQGRVVCSSPRPPAALHPIMNGHCNGKVNDVVEEFHCNNGFSELIIDAKKSAVHRQHETSRKDAEDKSRLPALEAAYTSILRELGEDADRQGLLRTPLRAAKAMQFFTKGYHETVDDILNDAIFDEDHNEMVIVKGIDMFSLCEHHLVPFFGKVHIGYIPNKKVVGLSKLARIVEIFSRRLQVQERLTKQIAIGISEALQPKGVAVVIEAAHMCMVMRGVQKMNSCTVTSSMLGIYLEDPKTREEFLTLSKH; encoded by the exons ATGTGGCTCGTGTGGGTGTGTCCCTGCGTTGCTACACCTTGGCAAATCAGCTTGCCTTTAAAAAGTGGCCGCCGGAGACAGGCAGAAGAGGCGCACCCAGCAGCTCAAGGCCGTGTCGTCTGTTCTTCTCCTCGTCCTCCAGCAGCTCTCCATCCCATCATGAACGGCCACTGCAATGGGAAGGTCAACGACGTCGTGGAAGAGTTCCATTGCAACAACGGCTTCTCCGAGCTCATTATCGACGCCAAGAAGTCCGCTGTGCACCGCCAGCACGAGACCTCCCGCAAGGACGCCGAGGACAAGAGCCGGCTGCCCGCCCTGGAAGCCGCCTACACCAGCATCCTGCGGGAGCTGGGTGAGGACGCGGACCGCCAGGGCCTGCTGCGTACGCCCCTGAGGGCCGCCAAGGCCATGCAGTTCTTCACCAAGGGCTACCATGAGACCGTGGACG ACATCCTGAACGACGCCATATTCGACGAGGACCACAACGAGATGGTGATCGTGAAGGGCATtgacatgttctccctgtgcgagCACCATTTGGTGCCCTTCTTTGGCAAA GTCCACATCGGATACATTCCCAATAAAAAAGTGGTGGGACTGAGCAAGCTGGCGAG GATTGTGGAGATCTTCAGTCGGAGGCTTCAAG TTCAAGAGCGTCTCACCAAGCAGATCGCCATTGGAATATCAGAGGCCCTGCAGCCAAAAGGCGTTGCTGTGGTTATCGAGGCAGc GCATATGTGCATGGTGATGCGCGGTGTGCAGAAGATGAACAGCTGCACGGTGACCAGCTCCATGCTGGGCATCTACCTGGAAGACCCCAAAACCCGAGAGGAGTTCCTAACCCTTTCTAAGCACTGA